Genomic segment of Acidobacteriota bacterium:
CCAGAGGAATTCAACATCGACATGGAGTTCATGCTTGAGGACATGGTAAGTATCATGATCGCAGTTGCTTCCCGGGAAAACGACGATACCAAACTTCATATCTGCTTATCCTCATCCAGCTCGAACCGGTAGTCCTCGATTACTGTATTGGCAAGAAGGCGCCTGCACATCTCGTCGAGCCTCTTCTTCGCCTCCTCGACCCGGATATTCCCGAGCCTGACGACCATGTACTTTCCCAGCCTTACATCCTCCACTTCCTGGTAACCAAGGGAATGAAGCGAGTTGCAAACAGCCTTTCCCTGCGGGTCCAGAACCCCGTTCTTCAGAGTCACGTAAACTCTTGCTCTCATCTCAGTATTTCCCTCCCTGGGGCAGAGAATCGTATTGTGCATCTTCTCGTGCAACCAAATCTTGTCAATTTACTTTCCATAGACTCGTTTGAAGATTTTATCGATATTTTTCAAGAAGATTCTTAGATCAAAGATCCGGTCGATCTCATCCGGGGTCAGCATCTTTCTGATGTCACTGTCCTTCTTGATCAGGGTTTTGAAATCTAGATCTTCCTTCCAGACCTTCACGGTGTTTCTCTGGACCCAGCGATAGGCCTTCTCCCTGCTCGCCCCTTTTCGTGTGAGCGCAAGGAGGAGCGCCTGCGAGAAGATGAGCCCTCTTGTTACGCCGATGTTTTGCAGCATTCTTTCGGGATAGACTATAAGATTCTTCACTATCTCAGTAAATTTCGCGAGCATGTAATCCATGAGGATAGTGCTATCTGGAAGGATAATCCTCTCCACGGAGGAGTTTGAAATATCCCTCTCGTGCCAGAGCGGGATGTTCTCGAGCGCTGCGAAGGCGTTCCCCCTGATTACACGCGCGAGCCCGGAGATCTGCTCGCATGAGATGGGGTTCCTCTTATGAGGCATGGCAGAGGAGCCCTTCTGTCCTTCCAAGAAGTACTCTTCTACCTCTCTGATCTCCGTCCTCTGAAGATTCCTGATCTCAATGGCAAACTTATCGAGCGATGAGGACATTATGGCAAGGACAGCCAGAAGGAAAGCGTACCGATCCCTCTGGATGATCTGACTGGAGACCGGCGCCGCCTTGAGTCCCAGCTTTCTGCAAACTTTCTCCTCTACCTCAGGAGAAAGATGTGCAAAAGCCCCTACGGCACCGGATATCTTCCCGACCATCAGCCCCTCTCTTGCAGCTTCAAGCCTCTGGATGTTCCTCTTCATTTCCTCATACCATAGCGCCAGTTTCAACCCGAATGTGATCGGCTCGGCATGAACCCCGTGAGTCCTACCCATCATAGGCACATCTTTGTATTCGAGGCTCTTCTCCTTGATTGCTTTCAAAAGGGCCCGGGTATCGTCGAGAAGGATGTTACAGGCTTCTCTCAGCAGGAGGGCATTGGCGGTGTCGACCACGTCATAGGATGTCAATCCTTGATGGATGAAACGTGAGGACTTGCCAACCTTCTCGGCAATGCTCGTCATGAAGGCGATGACGTCATGTTTGACTTCTTTTTCTATCTCTTTGATCCTCGTCAAATCGAAGGAAGCCTTCCTCTTTATGTTCTTCAAGTCGGCATCAGGAATCTTTCCCTCTTCATTGAGGATCTCGCATACGGCGATCTCGACATCAAGCCATTTCCTGAACTTGCTCTCGTTGCTCCAGATGGAAGCCATCTCCGGTCTTGAATACCTATCTATCATCTTCTAACCTCAGAGTTCTATCATTTCGGATAGTTGATCCTGATATGAAGCCATGATTCTCAAGTTTTTCGCCCCTCTCCTGTGCGCTGCCTTTCTTGCCATTTGCACTGCCTGCCCGGGAGAGTTGTTCACCTCGCTCAGATGGGCAAGCATGAGAAATCTCGTGTCGGCATCGACGATCTGTTCAACCAGTTCTGCCATCGATTCGTTGGAGAGATGTCCGAGCCTCCCAATGAGCCTCTCTTTCAGAAACCATGGGTAGGGGCCGTTCAGAAGCATTTCAGTGTCATGATTCGCTTCGAGGATGATCCCATCGGAATCCTTCATCCTCTCGACAACCAGCTTCGAAGGATAGCCGAAATCGGTAGCGTAGGAAAGCTTCAACCTGTTTGCTTTTATGATAAAACCAAAAGTCGATTCCGCATCGTGAGGAAGAGAGAAGGGATGGATCTTTATCTCCCCTATCTCAAAGGGAATCCCTGCTTCGATACAGTGGAAGGAAGATAGGTCATCCTCGATGATTCCCGAATCTTCAAAAGATTTCTCTGAAGAGTAAAGGTTCATGCGATACTTCTTTGAGAAGAGTCTCAAACCTCTGATATGATCGCTGTGCTCGTGTGTGACGATGACTCCAGCCAGGGACGGAGGGGCTATCCCGGCCTGCAGGAGCCTCCTCTCCAGCCCTCTGGCGCCGAAACCGGCATCGATTAAGATCCTCGTCCTTCCGGACTGCAGGAAGGTACTGTTCCCCGAACTCCCGCTCCCCAGTATCCTTACTTTCAGTTTCAACCCCCGCTTGAAGCCTGAAAACTTATCGTCCTTTCTCTTTCAAGATGTCGCTGGCAGATACAAA
This window contains:
- a CDS encoding MBL fold metallo-hydrolase, whose product is MKLKVRILGSGSSGNSTFLQSGRTRILIDAGFGARGLERRLLQAGIAPPSLAGVIVTHEHSDHIRGLRLFSKKYRMNLYSSEKSFEDSGIIEDDLSSFHCIEAGIPFEIGEIKIHPFSLPHDAESTFGFIIKANRLKLSYATDFGYPSKLVVERMKDSDGIILEANHDTEMLLNGPYPWFLKERLIGRLGHLSNESMAELVEQIVDADTRFLMLAHLSEVNNSPGQAVQMARKAAHRRGAKNLRIMASYQDQLSEMIEL
- the purS gene encoding phosphoribosylformylglycinamidine synthase subunit PurS; this encodes MRARVYVTLKNGVLDPQGKAVCNSLHSLGYQEVEDVRLGKYMVVRLGNIRVEEAKKRLDEMCRRLLANTVIEDYRFELDEDKQI
- the purB gene encoding adenylosuccinate lyase encodes the protein MIDRYSRPEMASIWSNESKFRKWLDVEIAVCEILNEEGKIPDADLKNIKRKASFDLTRIKEIEKEVKHDVIAFMTSIAEKVGKSSRFIHQGLTSYDVVDTANALLLREACNILLDDTRALLKAIKEKSLEYKDVPMMGRTHGVHAEPITFGLKLALWYEEMKRNIQRLEAAREGLMVGKISGAVGAFAHLSPEVEEKVCRKLGLKAAPVSSQIIQRDRYAFLLAVLAIMSSSLDKFAIEIRNLQRTEIREVEEYFLEGQKGSSAMPHKRNPISCEQISGLARVIRGNAFAALENIPLWHERDISNSSVERIILPDSTILMDYMLAKFTEIVKNLIVYPERMLQNIGVTRGLIFSQALLLALTRKGASREKAYRWVQRNTVKVWKEDLDFKTLIKKDSDIRKMLTPDEIDRIFDLRIFLKNIDKIFKRVYGK